The Helicobacter mustelae genome has a segment encoding these proteins:
- the tsaE gene encoding tRNA (adenosine(37)-N6)-threonylcarbamoyltransferase complex ATPase subunit type 1 TsaE, translating into MTREFTLKEEELEPLFAHLDSLFAQHCSIFLLCGNLASGKTTLVQRYIKHINPSIHATSPTFSLMQEYDNFYHYDLYHHGLAKALELGLLENLEKEGVHFVEWGDEKLEGILKNSGYNYCKISIEKLQDKRNYKVVYG; encoded by the coding sequence ATGACGCGTGAATTCACACTCAAAGAAGAGGAGCTAGAACCCCTTTTTGCGCATCTAGATTCTCTTTTTGCACAACATTGCTCCATCTTCCTTCTGTGTGGGAATCTTGCCAGTGGCAAAACCACATTAGTGCAGCGCTACATCAAGCACATCAACCCCTCCATCCATGCCACCTCTCCTACCTTTAGCCTCATGCAAGAATATGACAATTTCTATCATTATGATCTCTATCACCATGGTTTAGCCAAGGCTTTGGAGCTAGGACTCTTGGAAAATCTAGAAAAAGAGGGTGTGCATTTTGTGGAATGGGGGGATGAAAAATTAGAGGGCATCCTCAAAAATAGTGGGTATAATTATTGCAAAATAAGCATCGAAAAACTGCAGGACAAAAGGAATTACAAGGTAGTTTATGGATAA
- the lptB gene encoding LPS export ABC transporter ATP-binding protein yields the protein MDKLVAQNLNKQIKKTLIVKDVSIEVNSGEVVGLLGPNGAGKTTTFYMICGLLKPTNGKVFLNGEDISSFPLHKRSNMGIGYLPQESSIFKDLSVEENLSISAETTFKNKKQAQEKIEQMLEAFNIEPIRRRRGISLSGGERRRVEIARALVKNPKFILLDEPFAGVDPIAVIDIQKIIQKLVKLDIGVLITDHNVRETLSVCHRAYVIKSGELLANGTSTEIYTNPLVLKHYLGENFKV from the coding sequence ATGGATAAATTGGTCGCCCAAAATCTCAACAAACAAATCAAAAAAACTCTGATTGTCAAGGATGTTTCTATTGAGGTAAATAGCGGAGAGGTTGTGGGGTTACTTGGGCCAAATGGTGCAGGAAAGACCACGACTTTTTACATGATTTGTGGATTGCTCAAACCCACAAATGGCAAGGTCTTCCTCAATGGAGAAGACATCTCTTCATTCCCCCTGCATAAGCGCTCCAATATGGGGATTGGCTATCTCCCACAGGAATCTAGCATTTTTAAGGATTTGAGCGTGGAGGAGAATTTAAGCATCTCTGCAGAAACCACCTTCAAAAACAAAAAACAAGCCCAAGAAAAAATTGAGCAAATGCTAGAAGCCTTTAATATCGAGCCTATCCGTCGTCGAAGGGGCATAAGCCTCAGTGGTGGGGAGCGCAGGAGGGTGGAAATCGCCCGCGCACTTGTAAAAAATCCCAAATTCATCTTGCTAGATGAGCCTTTTGCTGGGGTGGATCCCATTGCAGTCATTGATATCCAAAAAATCATCCAAAAGCTCGTGAAGCTTGATATCGGGGTGCTCATTACCGACCATAATGTCAGAGAGACTCTCTCTGTATGCCACCGCGCCTATGTCATCAAAAGCGGCGAACTTCTCGCCAATGGGACAAGCACTGAAATCTATACCAATCCCTTAGTACTCAAGCATTACCTAGGCGAGAACTTCAAGGTATAA
- a CDS encoding RNA polymerase factor sigma-54, whose amino-acid sequence MAGPKLRQNLQVKGKLSATLKNWLPILQSNILEIEETIQEYALENPYLQIQSAITQDFSTRLKKPEGKSPIKNSIGDKIEALSIQEKGLYQVLEEQIIPPLFPTEISQKIALDVIDNINEEGYFDGDIEECAKNLEITPEEYERIRQRFCYLEPRGIGSKDITECFLFHLQDIEDISNELHDTAAQIIRDLENHTKYKKNSLYLEALDLIKTFQTPPALAFLEPDPCIIPDIFVLEENGEISVLLNDDYYPQVTIETLKVKENEQYLKTKLKDAKDLIDALDMRKQTLRKIGLMIVEYQYDFFMGGEIRPMKLKDLADEFGHSPSTISRAISNKFLECNRGVFPIKNFFTTAIDGDTSNASIKDFINNLIKNENKQKPFSDLKILELIEEKFSIKMVRRTITKYRKQLNIGSSSERKKNYSIGL is encoded by the coding sequence ATGGCAGGGCCCAAACTTCGGCAAAATCTCCAAGTAAAAGGCAAGCTTTCTGCCACTCTCAAAAATTGGCTCCCCATCTTACAAAGCAATATTTTAGAAATTGAAGAAACCATCCAAGAATATGCCCTAGAAAATCCCTATCTCCAAATTCAAAGCGCAATTACGCAAGATTTTAGCACCAGGCTCAAAAAACCAGAGGGGAAATCCCCCATAAAAAACTCCATTGGCGATAAAATCGAAGCTCTAAGCATCCAAGAAAAAGGGCTCTACCAAGTCCTAGAAGAGCAAATAATCCCTCCGCTTTTCCCCACAGAAATCTCTCAAAAAATCGCCCTTGATGTCATTGACAACATCAATGAGGAGGGATATTTTGATGGCGATATAGAAGAATGTGCCAAAAATCTTGAGATCACTCCAGAGGAATATGAGCGCATCCGCCAGCGCTTTTGCTATCTAGAACCAAGGGGAATTGGCTCAAAAGACATCACAGAATGCTTTCTTTTTCATCTCCAAGATATTGAAGACATCAGCAATGAACTCCATGATACCGCTGCACAAATCATCAGGGATCTAGAAAATCACACCAAATACAAAAAAAACTCCCTCTATCTAGAGGCCCTAGATCTCATAAAGACCTTTCAGACTCCCCCTGCACTGGCATTTTTAGAGCCCGATCCCTGCATCATCCCAGATATTTTTGTGCTAGAGGAAAATGGTGAGATCTCTGTTTTGCTCAATGATGACTACTACCCCCAGGTCACCATAGAGACACTCAAGGTCAAGGAAAATGAGCAATACCTAAAAACAAAACTCAAGGATGCCAAAGATCTCATTGATGCGCTAGATATGCGCAAGCAGACATTGCGAAAAATTGGATTAATGATCGTGGAATATCAATATGATTTTTTCATGGGCGGAGAAATCAGACCCATGAAATTAAAAGATCTTGCTGATGAGTTTGGACATTCCCCAAGCACGATATCACGAGCAATTTCGAATAAATTTTTAGAATGCAATCGCGGAGTCTTCCCAATTAAGAACTTTTTTACTACAGCAATTGATGGTGACACAAGCAATGCTAGTATCAAGGACTTCATCAATAATCTCATCAAAAATGAAAACAAACAAAAGCCCTTTAGCGATCTCAAAATCTTAGAGCTCATCGAAGAGAAATTCTCCATCAAAATGGTACGCCGCACCATTACAAAATACCGCAAACAGCTCAATATCGGGAGCTCTAGCGAACGCAAAAAAAACTACAGCATCGGCCTTTAA
- a CDS encoding YceI family protein — protein MKKHFLKTLMTFGILSGFMFATSLDTAGAKVKWTAFKTTDKVAVSGTFDDIQYKFGKGHASIKEILEGATAILTPSKVNLNDALKNKNVREYFFAKFKTRDDIKVTFKKVIEGKDKGTIFATIKMNGKIVKVPMQYEIKDNFLEAKGVIDLAEFYVTDALNSLTQAVKNLHGGLTWTQVEIQFSAPVKN, from the coding sequence ATGAAAAAACATTTCTTAAAAACTCTTATGACATTTGGAATTCTATCAGGCTTTATGTTTGCCACATCGCTAGACACTGCTGGGGCGAAGGTCAAGTGGACAGCTTTCAAGACCACAGACAAAGTTGCAGTAAGCGGGACTTTTGATGACATTCAGTATAAATTTGGCAAGGGCCATGCAAGCATCAAAGAAATCCTAGAGGGCGCAACAGCCATCTTAACCCCCTCAAAGGTAAACCTCAATGATGCTTTGAAAAATAAAAATGTCCGAGAGTATTTTTTCGCAAAATTCAAAACAAGAGACGACATTAAAGTAACCTTCAAAAAGGTGATCGAAGGAAAGGATAAGGGGACGATTTTTGCGACCATCAAGATGAATGGCAAGATCGTAAAGGTTCCTATGCAATATGAAATCAAGGACAATTTTCTGGAAGCAAAAGGAGTGATTGACCTTGCAGAATTTTATGTGACTGATGCGCTAAACTCCCTCACTCAGGCAGTCAAAAATCTCCATGGGGGGCTTACTTGGACACAGGTAGAAATCCAGTTTTCCGCGCCAGTCAAAAACTAA
- the hemL gene encoding glutamate-1-semialdehyde 2,1-aminomutase, giving the protein MQLLCSINDFNEAKQVIVGGVNSPVRAFSSVGGSPVFIQRAEGYELIDVDNNRYVDFVQSWGPLIFGHCDKDIQRHVLEAIGEGLSFGAPTEKETTLAKMIIEMYEGIDKMRLVSSGTEAVMSALRLARAYTQKDDILKFDGCYHGHSDSLLVNAGSGCATFGSPSSPGVPKDLSKHTFVARYNDIDSVRQCFQKGEIGCVIIEPIAGNMGLVPADLDFLADLRRVCDEHGAVLIFDEVMSGFRARANGVQGYSDVMPDLFTFGKVIGGGLPLAAFGGREEIMKLLSPSGSVYQAGTLSGNPIAVTAGLAALSKIAQNPSIYEELEALALRLTKGLEEAAKRRGIALQTCVRGSMFGFFFNENKVKNFDDAKKSDLAMFAKFHSHMLHRGVYFACSQFETGFVCTPMNEGVIDGVLERANDAFQEI; this is encoded by the coding sequence ATGCAACTACTTTGTAGTATTAATGATTTTAATGAGGCCAAACAAGTCATTGTTGGTGGGGTGAATTCCCCTGTTCGAGCATTTAGTAGCGTGGGCGGGAGTCCTGTGTTTATCCAGCGCGCAGAGGGTTATGAGCTCATCGATGTGGATAACAATCGCTATGTGGATTTTGTGCAGAGTTGGGGGCCTTTGATTTTTGGACATTGCGATAAAGACATACAAAGACATGTGCTTGAAGCTATTGGGGAGGGGCTTAGCTTTGGTGCGCCCACAGAAAAAGAAACCACGCTTGCTAAAATGATCATAGAGATGTATGAGGGGATTGATAAGATGAGGCTTGTTAGCTCAGGCACAGAGGCAGTTATGAGTGCTTTGCGCCTAGCTCGCGCATATACCCAAAAAGATGATATTTTGAAATTTGATGGCTGCTATCATGGGCATAGTGATAGCCTGCTTGTGAATGCAGGGAGTGGATGTGCGACTTTTGGCTCTCCCAGTTCCCCTGGCGTGCCCAAGGATTTGAGCAAACATACTTTTGTCGCGCGCTATAATGACATCGATTCTGTGCGCCAATGTTTCCAAAAGGGCGAGATTGGCTGTGTCATCATCGAGCCAATCGCTGGGAATATGGGGCTGGTGCCTGCGGATTTGGATTTTTTGGCAGATTTACGCAGGGTTTGTGATGAGCATGGCGCGGTGCTCATCTTTGATGAGGTGATGAGTGGATTTCGTGCTAGAGCCAATGGAGTCCAGGGCTATAGCGATGTGATGCCTGATCTCTTTACTTTTGGCAAGGTGATTGGTGGTGGGCTGCCACTGGCAGCATTTGGCGGAAGAGAGGAGATCATGAAGCTGCTTTCTCCTAGTGGAAGTGTGTATCAAGCAGGCACGCTAAGTGGCAATCCCATCGCAGTCACCGCAGGCCTTGCAGCACTGAGTAAAATTGCCCAAAATCCTTCCATTTATGAGGAATTAGAGGCCCTAGCACTACGCCTTACTAAAGGCTTAGAGGAAGCAGCAAAGAGGAGGGGGATCGCGCTGCAAACCTGTGTGCGGGGCAGTATGTTTGGCTTTTTTTTCAATGAAAATAAAGTGAAAAATTTTGATGATGCCAAAAAAAGCGATTTGGCTATGTTTGCAAAATTTCATTCCCACATGCTGCATAGAGGAGTGTATTTTGCCTGTTCGCAGTTTGAGACTGGATTTGTTTGCACTCCGATGAATGAGGGCGTGATTGATGGCGTATTGGAGAGGGCAAATGACGCATTCCAGGAGATTTAA
- a CDS encoding LysE family translocator has product MLDFIISHSMEFLSVLGIWTLAVLMPGPDLFLVIRYSTQKSKIHALSAVGGILVGTLVWLVVGFFLVDLLRKSIFFELLQFVGGGYLVYMAVRIFLSLRKNSVENEDTSKLYSSPIKGLMAGIFTNLSNPKPPIFISVILSKFSTIPPLDVALLLLIVMTAIPCFWFYCVVHFFTIKKIFQTFLHYRKHLDCVAGAIFFLFGINLITEAFPQLF; this is encoded by the coding sequence TTGCTAGATTTTATAATCTCACACTCGATGGAATTTCTCAGCGTTCTTGGCATCTGGACCCTTGCAGTACTCATGCCTGGGCCGGATTTGTTTTTGGTCATTCGCTATTCCACCCAAAAGAGCAAGATTCATGCCCTCAGCGCAGTGGGCGGGATTCTTGTTGGCACTCTTGTGTGGCTGGTTGTGGGATTTTTTCTAGTCGATCTCTTGCGCAAAAGTATTTTTTTTGAGCTACTGCAGTTTGTGGGAGGGGGTTATCTTGTGTATATGGCAGTGAGGATTTTCCTCTCTCTGCGCAAAAATAGCGTAGAGAATGAAGATACCTCCAAACTCTATAGCTCCCCTATCAAAGGCCTCATGGCAGGAATCTTCACCAATCTCTCCAATCCCAAGCCCCCAATTTTCATCAGCGTAATCCTGAGTAAATTCTCTACAATACCCCCCTTAGATGTTGCATTACTGTTACTTATAGTAATGACTGCTATTCCTTGCTTCTGGTTTTATTGTGTCGTACATTTTTTCACGATTAAGAAGATTTTTCAGACTTTTTTGCACTACAGAAAGCACCTTGATTGCGTTGCTGGAGCGATTTTCTTCCTCTTTGGGATCAATCTCATCACAGAAGCCTTCCCCCAACTTTTTTAG
- a CDS encoding outer membrane family protein encodes MKTKILSLIALAFLQSEALEIKNKLSGSAASSSKIGLNINQSPTKVNPAEGILPTESFSVIRANVDYIFSLTHEGHYFDILLGGSFGGVVYDSTKNLVGGSQIYKYIGYWAGVANTKGPGNKDTRNYILYNANVFYRYDRYFSIRIGRFGLDIGDWQRGFREGVDIRSQAIPNTTLWFFATNKGAAVAKGGPWLRDFRYINVNDTKGDWDYGRGFWLFGTGAQVIYKNFTIHPMFYAQDSRFVSPTLDIIYNFRPDFDGKGFNFKTQVVGMYAYYLRGAWHLDASLDNFQPETKIKGGGGSLFIKQTFFYDNYEFGAALYTTFSDPHQFFGGANPTGFDSFTGTIYQFTTWNNVFRKYAHTGWAFVGGSHKDLTWRVVGRYTNATRAQEQSVLCSFTYKFTKNFEGNFTIQYYGLTTKAGHLLGTKRLLQDTYSDRSSIRTSLVYFF; translated from the coding sequence ATGAAAACAAAAATTCTTTCCTTAATAGCTCTTGCATTTTTACAATCTGAGGCACTCGAAATCAAAAATAAACTTTCAGGCTCTGCAGCCAGTTCTAGCAAAATTGGATTAAACATCAATCAAAGTCCCACAAAGGTCAATCCTGCAGAGGGAATCTTACCCACAGAAAGCTTTAGTGTCATTCGAGCCAATGTGGATTATATCTTTAGCCTCACGCATGAAGGCCACTATTTTGACATACTGCTTGGAGGTAGTTTTGGTGGGGTTGTCTATGATTCTACAAAAAACCTCGTAGGCGGCTCACAAATCTATAAATACATTGGCTACTGGGCAGGTGTTGCCAACACCAAGGGTCCGGGCAACAAAGACACGCGCAATTACATACTCTACAATGCAAATGTCTTCTATCGATATGATAGATATTTTTCTATACGAATCGGGCGCTTTGGTCTGGATATTGGCGATTGGCAAAGGGGCTTTAGAGAGGGTGTAGACATAAGGAGTCAAGCAATTCCCAACACCACACTCTGGTTTTTTGCCACAAACAAAGGTGCGGCTGTAGCCAAGGGTGGGCCGTGGCTGCGAGATTTTCGCTATATCAATGTGAATGACACTAAGGGAGATTGGGATTATGGCAGAGGATTTTGGCTTTTTGGGACTGGCGCGCAGGTGATTTACAAAAACTTCACCATTCACCCAATGTTTTATGCCCAAGATTCTCGCTTTGTTTCACCGACCCTGGATATAATCTATAATTTTCGTCCAGACTTTGATGGCAAAGGATTTAATTTCAAAACCCAGGTTGTAGGAATGTATGCGTACTATCTTAGGGGGGCATGGCATTTGGATGCAAGTCTTGATAATTTCCAGCCTGAGACAAAAATCAAAGGTGGAGGAGGATCTCTCTTTATCAAGCAGACCTTTTTTTATGATAATTATGAATTTGGTGCAGCATTGTATACCACCTTTAGTGATCCGCATCAATTTTTTGGCGGGGCCAACCCCACAGGCTTTGATAGCTTCACAGGCACCATCTATCAATTCACCACTTGGAACAATGTTTTCCGAAAATATGCTCACACAGGCTGGGCATTTGTCGGGGGCTCACACAAGGATTTGACATGGAGAGTCGTAGGGCGCTATACAAATGCCACTCGCGCGCAGGAGCAAAGCGTGCTCTGTTCTTTTACCTATAAATTCACCAAAAATTTTGAAGGAAACTTCACTATCCAATACTATGGTCTCACCACCAAAGCAGGTCATTTGCTAGGGACAAAGCGTCTGCTGCAAGATACTTACTCAGATCGCAGCTCCATCCGCACAAGCCTCGTGTACTTCTTTTAA
- a CDS encoding DASS family sodium-coupled anion symporter, whose amino-acid sequence MSNTIKTCIVIFDFVLFFALIHFLPFTLQVNQGLAILAFAAILWLSEAVHVTITALLIPILAILTGLLNTKNALISFANPIIFLFFGGFVLAATLHHQELDKIIAARILKFSRGSFVGAVFLIFLTTAFLSMWMSNTAIAAMMLPLAIGILSKVDSSKDRNTFVFVLLGVAYSASIGGMGTLVGTPPNAIVASNLHISFSEWLYFGIPIVLLFMPLMMAVLYIVLRPKLNHKIDFDSQSIPPMDRKKTITLGIFIFIALCWTFSKPLNSLLSPLLGLGKNVANFDSVIALIGVALVCIFRLIEWKQASDRTDWGVLLLFGGGLTLSVVLKDSGASKVMAESVVWMIEGKSLFIIGIIVAFFVVFLTEFTSNTASAALLVPLFISIAQALGAPPLGLALIVGFAASCAFMLPVATPPNAVVYGTGYIRQNEMIRVGIYLNIFCAIILGSIAYSFWL is encoded by the coding sequence ATGTCAAACACCATAAAAACTTGTATCGTCATTTTTGATTTCGTGCTTTTTTTTGCCTTGATTCATTTTTTGCCCTTCACATTGCAGGTGAATCAAGGTCTAGCCATCCTCGCATTTGCCGCGATTTTGTGGCTTAGCGAGGCGGTGCATGTAACCATCACGGCTTTACTTATTCCAATACTTGCAATATTGACAGGATTATTAAATACAAAAAACGCGTTGATTAGCTTTGCTAATCCTATTATTTTTTTATTTTTTGGCGGATTTGTTTTGGCTGCTACTTTGCACCATCAAGAACTTGATAAAATCATTGCTGCTCGCATTTTGAAGTTTTCTCGTGGTAGCTTTGTTGGGGCTGTTTTTTTAATCTTTCTCACTACAGCATTTTTATCGATGTGGATGAGCAATACAGCAATTGCTGCAATGATGTTGCCTCTTGCTATTGGGATTCTTTCAAAAGTCGATTCTAGCAAGGATCGCAATACATTTGTATTTGTTTTGCTTGGAGTTGCCTATAGTGCAAGTATCGGGGGTATGGGGACACTTGTGGGCACACCTCCCAATGCCATTGTAGCGAGCAATTTGCATATTAGCTTTTCTGAATGGCTTTATTTTGGAATCCCCATCGTGCTTCTTTTTATGCCATTGATGATGGCTGTGCTTTATATTGTTTTAAGGCCAAAGCTGAACCACAAAATTGATTTTGATTCTCAATCCATCCCTCCTATGGATAGAAAAAAAACTATCACTTTGGGTATTTTTATTTTTATCGCACTTTGTTGGACATTTAGCAAGCCGCTAAATTCCTTGCTCAGTCCTTTGCTTGGCTTAGGAAAAAATGTTGCAAATTTTGATAGCGTGATTGCTCTCATCGGGGTTGCTCTTGTATGTATCTTTCGTTTGATTGAATGGAAGCAAGCAAGCGATCGCACAGATTGGGGGGTTTTACTGCTTTTTGGTGGGGGGCTGACTTTGAGTGTGGTTTTGAAGGATTCTGGTGCGAGCAAGGTAATGGCAGAAAGCGTTGTTTGGATGATTGAGGGTAAGAGTCTTTTTATCATCGGTATTATTGTGGCATTTTTTGTCGTATTTCTCACAGAATTTACTAGCAATACCGCATCCGCTGCGCTTCTTGTGCCGCTTTTTATTAGCATTGCCCAGGCTCTTGGTGCACCCCCATTAGGACTTGCATTGATTGTTGGTTTTGCAGCTTCCTGTGCTTTTATGCTGCCTGTAGCCACTCCTCCCAATGCCGTGGTCTATGGCACGGGCTACATCCGACAAAATGAAATGATCCGCGTTGGCATCTATCTCAACATCTTTTGTGCCATCATTCTTGGTAGCATAGCTTATTCCTTTTGGCTCTAA
- a CDS encoding 2-hydroxymuconate tautomerase family protein → MPFVNIRITKENGEPTSAQKRELISGVTELLAKVLHKNKASTVVIIDEIDTDNYGLGGKSITEVRAQSKNKP, encoded by the coding sequence ATGCCTTTTGTAAATATCAGGATTACCAAAGAAAATGGCGAGCCAACTTCTGCGCAAAAAAGAGAACTAATCTCTGGGGTCACGGAACTACTTGCAAAAGTATTGCACAAAAATAAAGCTTCAACGGTGGTGATTATCGATGAAATCGACACAGACAATTATGGCCTAGGCGGAAAAAGCATCACAGAAGTGAGGGCACAGAGCAAAAACAAACCCTAA
- a CDS encoding beta-1,4-N-acetylgalactosaminyltransferase gives MDPKSPLNPWAFIRVKNEEATLKASLESILPAIQRGVIGYNDCTDSSEEIILDFCNQNPSFKACKYPHEVMLENPRKQENMLHNYYRFVLSFIPKEEWMIKIDVDHIYNPAMLFQTFYIPQNITHAVVYPRVNFVMQEGEIYVQNNGVHGFIDGFDQLLVYNRGVDFVARKTSKKNQWINNTHTQDTLYSEQQVTQKHLCFIQAPLIQWHFPAVKARRNAFVKHLDLLSLEEFKQKNKKLLGSKIPDFMLDSQIIHMLYSRFLI, from the coding sequence ATGGATCCAAAATCTCCACTCAATCCTTGGGCATTCATTCGTGTAAAAAATGAAGAAGCCACGCTTAAGGCTAGCCTAGAATCGATTCTGCCAGCCATCCAGCGAGGCGTGATTGGCTATAATGACTGCACAGATTCTAGTGAAGAAATTATTTTAGATTTTTGCAATCAAAATCCAAGCTTTAAAGCCTGTAAATATCCCCATGAAGTGATGCTTGAAAACCCCAGAAAGCAAGAAAATATGTTACACAATTATTATCGCTTTGTTTTAAGTTTTATCCCCAAAGAGGAATGGATGATAAAAATTGACGTAGATCATATCTACAACCCCGCAATGCTTTTTCAGACATTTTATATTCCTCAAAATATCACACATGCTGTTGTGTATCCTCGTGTGAATTTTGTGATGCAAGAGGGAGAAATTTATGTGCAAAACAACGGTGTGCATGGCTTTATTGATGGCTTTGATCAATTACTTGTGTATAACCGGGGCGTTGATTTTGTCGCAAGAAAAACCTCAAAGAAAAATCAATGGATCAACAACACTCATACACAAGACACTCTTTATTCTGAGCAGCAAGTCACACAAAAACATCTTTGCTTTATTCAAGCACCACTGATACAATGGCATTTTCCAGCAGTTAAAGCAAGGAGAAATGCCTTTGTAAAACATCTTGATCTCTTAAGTCTTGAGGAATTTAAGCAAAAAAATAAAAAACTCCTTGGCTCCAAAATCCCTGATTTTATGCTTGATAGCCAAATCATTCACATGCTTTACTCACGCTTTCTTATCTAG
- a CDS encoding acetyl-CoA C-acetyltransferase, translating into MEEVVIVAAKRSAIGSFLGSLKNLKATDLAKQLAKAILQSIKLDPHLIDEVILGQVLQSNQGQNPARQVLLEIGGLEKSAFMVNKVCGSGLKAVWLGYQAIALGDREVVLAGGVENMSLAPFLLENARSGYKLGNQTLIDAIIKDGLWCANTDVHMGITAENLAKKYNISRTEQDEFALSSQQKATKAIQEGRFQEEIAPISIQEKKGEFIFLQDEFVKQDSTIEALAKLKPAFLKEGSVSAGNASGINDGAAMLVLMSKTKAKELNLEILASLKAFASAGVEPSIMGIGAAVAAKKVMEKTGLQIKDFDLIEANEAFAAQSIACLKELGAKEEKVNVNGGAIALGHPIGASGARILVTLIHALRNQKKNLGLATLCIGGGQGISAVIEINE; encoded by the coding sequence ATGGAAGAAGTTGTGATTGTTGCGGCCAAAAGGAGCGCGATTGGTTCTTTTCTAGGTAGTCTAAAAAATCTTAAAGCCACGGATTTAGCAAAGCAGCTCGCCAAAGCTATATTGCAATCCATAAAACTCGATCCCCATCTCATTGATGAGGTGATTTTGGGGCAGGTTTTACAGAGCAATCAAGGACAAAATCCCGCAAGACAGGTATTGCTTGAAATAGGAGGACTGGAAAAATCTGCTTTTATGGTAAATAAAGTATGTGGCTCTGGCTTGAAGGCGGTTTGGCTGGGCTATCAAGCCATAGCCCTAGGGGATAGAGAGGTGGTCTTGGCAGGGGGTGTAGAAAACATGTCCCTTGCTCCCTTTCTGCTTGAAAATGCACGCAGCGGCTATAAATTGGGAAATCAAACCCTCATTGATGCCATCATTAAAGATGGGCTATGGTGTGCCAATACAGATGTGCACATGGGAATCACAGCAGAAAATCTCGCCAAAAAATACAATATCTCTCGAACAGAACAAGATGAATTTGCACTATCCTCACAACAAAAAGCCACAAAAGCCATCCAGGAGGGGAGATTTCAAGAAGAGATCGCTCCTATAAGCATCCAAGAAAAAAAAGGAGAATTTATCTTCTTGCAAGATGAATTTGTCAAACAAGACTCCACCATCGAAGCACTTGCAAAATTAAAACCCGCATTTCTCAAAGAAGGAAGTGTTAGCGCTGGGAATGCTTCTGGCATCAATGATGGTGCTGCAATGCTTGTTTTGATGAGCAAGACAAAAGCCAAGGAGTTGAATTTAGAGATTTTAGCAAGTTTGAAAGCTTTTGCAAGCGCGGGAGTGGAGCCCTCTATCATGGGGATTGGTGCGGCTGTGGCAGCAAAAAAAGTCATGGAAAAAACCGGATTGCAAATAAAAGATTTTGATCTCATTGAGGCAAATGAGGCATTTGCAGCGCAAAGCATTGCATGCCTCAAAGAACTTGGCGCCAAAGAAGAAAAGGTAAATGTCAATGGTGGTGCGATAGCCCTTGGACATCCCATTGGCGCGAGTGGAGCGAGGATCCTCGTGACTCTAATCCATGCCCTGAGAAATCAAAAAAAGAATCTAGGGCTTGCCACTCTGTGTATCGGTGGCGGACAAGGCATCAGTGCTGTGATTGAAATCAACGAATAA
- a CDS encoding CoA transferase subunit A codes for MNKIVENLDLALKDLKDGMTVLVGGFGLCGIPEFSITKIRELGTKNLIVVSNNCGVDDFGLGILLQNKQIKKMVASYVGENKTFEQQFLSGELEVELTPQGTLAEKLRAGGAGIAGFYTLTGVGTAVAKGKETKNFHGKEYLLEEAIKGDFALVKADKADRHGNLIFNKTARNFNPICAMAANTTIVEVEEIVDFIDPDSIHLPGIYVDFVYLGRGYEKRIEKIITRKD; via the coding sequence ATGAACAAAATAGTAGAAAATCTCGATCTTGCTCTAAAAGATCTAAAAGATGGCATGACCGTGCTTGTTGGTGGTTTTGGATTATGTGGGATCCCAGAATTTAGCATTACAAAAATCAGAGAATTGGGCACCAAAAACCTGATAGTTGTGAGCAATAATTGCGGTGTGGATGATTTTGGCCTGGGAATTTTGCTGCAAAATAAGCAAATCAAAAAAATGGTCGCTTCTTATGTCGGTGAAAACAAAACTTTTGAACAGCAATTCCTAAGCGGGGAACTAGAAGTAGAACTCACTCCACAGGGCACACTGGCCGAAAAATTGCGTGCTGGGGGTGCTGGGATTGCTGGATTTTATACACTCACTGGCGTTGGGACTGCTGTGGCCAAAGGAAAAGAAACCAAAAATTTTCACGGAAAAGAATATTTACTTGAAGAGGCGATAAAGGGGGATTTTGCTCTGGTAAAAGCAGACAAGGCTGATAGACATGGCAATCTCATCTTCAACAAAACCGCAAGGAATTTCAATCCTATCTGCGCAATGGCTGCAAATACAACCATTGTAGAAGTAGAGGAAATTGTTGATTTTATTGATCCTGATTCCATCCACTTGCCAGGAATCTATGTGGATTTTGTGTATCTGGGCAGGGGATATGAAAAAAGAATCGAAAAAATTATTACAAGAAAGGATTAG